DNA sequence from the Sceloporus undulatus isolate JIND9_A2432 ecotype Alabama chromosome 4, SceUnd_v1.1, whole genome shotgun sequence genome:
ACATTTCTACTCCAGCTCCACCCACCCACAACCTAACTCAGGTATAGTCCCACTAGATTCAGGGAGATTTAATATCAGGGAGCAGTGTGGGGTTGTGCTCCTAAAACTTATCCACTGCAGTCTTCCACGTCCAATTCTCACTAACTCTCAATGCAAAATTGAGCACCAAAGTATCATTTGCAACCTTGGCAGATCTTGGGAGAAATATCCTCAAGTGTTCTCATTTGTCTACCCAAACCTTTGTATATAGTAAGTTGGGAACAATTGTCATTTAAGAACAGTAAGAGCTTTGTTACCAGGGTTCACATTTGTTATGGGAGGCAAAGAATTAATTAAGAtaccttccctcctccctcattCACTCTCTCATACAACACAAGTTGAGCTATTCAAAGTTCTGTTTTTCAAAGTTAGACAGGGCATCCATCCTTCCATCAGCTATAAGCTGAGCCAACACACAAGCTTCTAGAAACGATGACATTTTTTTCATATCCCACGATCTGGCTTATGCCCCCAGTAAGAACCCCAGTTCCCCTCTTCAGACCCATCTCTTCACCACTAGCTCTCCTTCTTCTGGCTGGAGGCAAGTGAGCAGAGCCATTCCCCCTTGTGTCAGCCTTCAAAGGGCCCACCACCTCctctttgcaaaaagaaaaaaactcctAAGATGATGAAGTGACGTTACCCGAAGACACAATAGTTTCTGGAGAGTCACCCTCATCTTTCTGGGGATGAGAGGAATTGTCAGACCGACTTCGGCTGAACTCAATCCCTCCAATGATTGGTCTCTTGAATTTGGTGCCAGAGTCTGTGGCGGGACATTTGCAGCACTGTACAATCTTGATGAAGGCCCTCCTCATCTCCTTGTTAGTTAGTGTGTAGATGATCGGATTGGTTGCCGAATTGAGAACTGCCAGTACTATGAAGTATTCAGTTTTGAGGAGGATCGGACAAGCCTTGACTTCGCATCTCACATCCAGCAAGAGAAGGATGAACAAAGGAGACCAGCAGATGATGAAAACACTCAAAACAATGATCACTGTCTTCAACAGAGCCAGAGATTTCTCTGAGCTCCGGGTGGCTTTGGCAGCGTTCTTCCGGAAAGTCAGCCTGCGACTCCTTGTCCTTACCAAGATGTAGATTCTGCAGTAAAGGACCACAATAGACAACAAGAGGCCTGTGAAGACGGTGGTGCAGAACAGAATGTAATGCTTGTGATAGAGAGGCAACACAGTAGAGCATCTTTTTAGGATGTTAATGCAGTTCCACCCCATAATAGGAAGACCCCCTAATATCACAGAGACGACCC
Encoded proteins:
- the S1PR1 gene encoding sphingosine 1-phosphate receptor 1 — protein: MDTTRGPGTQVSDYVNYDIIIKHYNFTGKLNENADTGIKASSVVFIIFCCFIILENIFVLLTIWKTKKFHRPMYYFIGNLALSDLLAGVAYTANLLLSGHKTYTLTPAQWFLREGSMFVALSASVFSLLAIAIERYITMLKMKLHNSSNSFRCFLLISACWVVSVILGGLPIMGWNCINILKRCSTVLPLYHKHYILFCTTVFTGLLLSIVVLYCRIYILVRTRSRRLTFRKNAAKATRSSEKSLALLKTVIIVLSVFIICWSPLFILLLLDVRCEVKACPILLKTEYFIVLAVLNSATNPIIYTLTNKEMRRAFIKIVQCCKCPATDSGTKFKRPIIGGIEFSRSRSDNSSHPQKDEGDSPETIVSSGNVTSSS